A portion of the candidate division KSB1 bacterium genome contains these proteins:
- a CDS encoding replication-associated recombination protein A translates to MSLFELEPEAEAVQPGAPLADRVRPRTLQEFVGQSHLVGEGKVLRRAIERDELMSMIFWGPPGVGKTTLARIIAHETHCTFYSLSAVASGVAEVRAVIDKARQARRKSGRRTILFIDEIHRFNKAQQDALLHAVEDGTILLIGATTENPSFEVISPLLSRCRVYKMEPLSEEELARVIDGALQRDQELAKLRIIFAEGARQLLLQLSAGDARVALNAVELAVRLAPPGEEVTITRALIEEAMQRRTPLYDKKGDYHYDTISAFIKSVRGSDPDAALYWLARMLEGGEDPLFIARRLIILASEDIGNADPHALMVATAAFQAVDAIGMPEARIVLAQATTYLASAPKSNASYLAIEAATADVRQEQPGAVPLHLRNAPTQLMRQFGYAAGYRYPHDHGGFVEQDYFPKELGPRVYYKPTDNGVEKRIRERLEQLWPGRRRPRSE, encoded by the coding sequence ATGAGCCTTTTCGAACTCGAGCCCGAGGCAGAAGCTGTCCAGCCTGGTGCGCCGCTTGCGGATCGCGTCAGGCCGAGGACTCTCCAGGAGTTCGTGGGGCAATCTCATCTCGTGGGTGAGGGCAAGGTCCTCCGCCGGGCAATCGAGCGCGATGAGCTGATGTCTATGATCTTTTGGGGCCCTCCTGGGGTGGGCAAGACCACGTTAGCGCGCATCATTGCCCACGAGACGCACTGTACCTTCTACTCATTGAGCGCGGTGGCCTCCGGGGTTGCGGAGGTGCGCGCCGTCATCGACAAGGCCCGCCAGGCGCGGCGGAAGAGTGGCAGGCGCACCATCCTCTTTATCGACGAAATCCACCGTTTCAACAAAGCGCAGCAGGATGCCCTGTTGCACGCCGTGGAGGACGGCACCATTTTGCTCATCGGGGCAACTACAGAGAACCCCAGCTTTGAGGTCATTTCGCCCCTTCTCTCCCGCTGTCGGGTCTACAAGATGGAGCCACTGAGCGAAGAGGAGCTGGCGCGGGTCATCGACGGGGCTCTGCAACGAGACCAGGAACTTGCCAAACTGCGGATCATTTTCGCCGAGGGGGCTCGGCAGCTTTTGTTGCAGCTTTCTGCCGGCGATGCGCGCGTGGCCCTCAACGCCGTAGAGCTGGCGGTGCGACTTGCTCCGCCAGGGGAGGAAGTCACCATCACTCGCGCGCTGATCGAGGAGGCGATGCAGCGGCGCACGCCGCTTTACGACAAGAAGGGCGATTATCACTATGACACCATCTCGGCCTTCATCAAGAGTGTGCGGGGCTCGGATCCAGATGCGGCGCTCTACTGGCTGGCCCGCATGTTGGAAGGGGGGGAAGATCCCCTGTTCATCGCTCGCCGGCTGATTATCTTGGCTTCCGAGGACATCGGCAACGCCGACCCCCACGCCTTGATGGTTGCCACCGCAGCGTTCCAGGCAGTGGACGCCATCGGTATGCCCGAGGCGCGCATCGTGCTTGCCCAGGCCACCACCTATCTGGCATCTGCGCCCAAGAGCAATGCCTCTTACTTAGCCATCGAGGCGGCCACCGCCGATGTGCGCCAGGAACAGCCGGGGGCCGTGCCCTTGCACCTGCGCAATGCACCGACCCAGTTGATGCGCCAGTTTGGCTATGCGGCTGGCTACCGATACCCTCACGACCATGGCGGCTTTGTGGAGCAGGACTATTTCCCCAAAGAGCTGGGGCCGCGGGTCTATTACAAGCCCACCGACAATGGCGTGGAGAAGCGCATCAGGGAGCGCCTTGAACAGCTATGGCCGGGGCGCAGGCGGCCCAGGAGCGAGTAG
- a CDS encoding putative LPS assembly protein LptD, protein MSTLAPTRDVSRFRWLIALTLCSLCAHGLFALPGSPASPQDTTVAPRARADLDTTIHYEALVVDNLVEGRITYLVGDAVVKYRNMTLRAEKITVDWDKNLLTAEGVADTLLVPSENPGDSVRVVRWRGLPTLVSDGETMTGVKMVYNTVTDKGIVVRGRTEFEGGFYGGRQIKRVGGSVYNISHGEFTTCNLEQDPHYHFYCRRMKMIPDDKVVTQGLVMYLGRIPVLGFPFAVFPHRRGRQSGFLMPRYGYSAREGNYLRGFGYYWAPNDHFDALGTVDYFERSGFFFQAGINYALRYVMRGSVNGSITRKDFTYGVHQRRWDLQVHHSQEFDPTLRISAAGYFVSDGSFYRDLSTNLDARLTRQLRSNATLSKTWKNGKIGLTVNASHVRDLQTDETTLSLPQASLYVGQGQFFPPAATRRERRGATRPASEELRWYQAIYYSYSSNLLNTTVTRKSEQGEPKTTTRRLAHQVGLSMNNPRKLFGWLGLSQSLNINEDWFDRTMDYFLVDSTNAIGSREVPRFAARHLFSYALSAHTKLYGLFAPNVFGVKAVRHVVTPTLSFSYQPDFSQGKWGYYEAVVDTSGRMYKRDRFGGTPMGGQQRLSLRVNNVFQMKTGEGEKERKFDLFTIDLSTGFNFKAKEYKLSDLYSTLTANPLRNLSISASATHSFYRYDYALRRTVNDYLFDAGGLLRGKLAWLTGIRFNASLRLQGSGRKKAAPPQPIAAPEEGQEEVPPRGVFDEELRTGGNRFEGLSTFQGLDIPWSVSLSFGYDKERRSDPAHPRERYYLDVRGLQIQLTKNWRVEYSAHFDLKEKQVASHRWVFYRDLHCWEAKFDWVPSGIAKRFYLCIQVKAPQLRDLKLEARGGRAGVFGY, encoded by the coding sequence ATGTCCACGCTCGCGCCCACACGGGATGTGTCGCGCTTCCGCTGGCTCATCGCGCTGACTCTGTGCAGCCTGTGTGCTCATGGGTTGTTCGCCCTTCCGGGCTCCCCGGCTTCACCGCAGGACACGACCGTGGCCCCCCGTGCCCGCGCCGACCTTGACACGACCATCCACTACGAGGCGCTCGTCGTCGACAACCTCGTGGAAGGAAGGATCACCTACCTCGTGGGTGACGCAGTGGTCAAGTACCGAAACATGACCCTGCGCGCGGAGAAAATTACCGTTGACTGGGACAAGAACTTGCTCACTGCCGAAGGGGTGGCGGACACGCTTCTTGTGCCTTCCGAGAACCCGGGCGATTCGGTGCGCGTCGTGCGCTGGCGAGGGTTGCCCACGCTGGTGAGCGATGGCGAGACCATGACCGGGGTCAAGATGGTGTACAACACGGTCACAGACAAGGGCATCGTCGTGCGCGGGCGCACGGAGTTTGAGGGCGGCTTTTATGGCGGCCGGCAGATCAAGCGGGTGGGAGGGAGCGTCTACAACATCTCGCATGGGGAGTTTACTACCTGCAACCTGGAGCAAGACCCGCACTACCATTTCTACTGCCGCCGCATGAAGATGATACCGGACGACAAGGTGGTGACCCAGGGCCTGGTCATGTACCTGGGCCGCATTCCGGTGCTCGGTTTCCCCTTTGCGGTCTTTCCCCACCGTCGAGGGCGGCAGTCGGGGTTTCTTATGCCGCGCTACGGATACAGCGCGCGCGAAGGGAACTACCTGCGCGGCTTTGGCTACTACTGGGCGCCGAACGATCACTTCGACGCGCTGGGCACGGTGGACTATTTCGAGCGAAGCGGCTTCTTTTTCCAAGCGGGTATCAACTATGCGCTGCGCTACGTGATGCGGGGTTCGGTGAACGGTTCCATCACCCGCAAGGATTTTACCTACGGCGTGCACCAGCGGCGTTGGGACTTGCAGGTACACCATTCGCAGGAGTTTGACCCCACGCTGCGGATTTCCGCGGCAGGCTACTTTGTGAGCGACGGGTCTTTCTACCGCGACCTGAGTACCAATCTCGATGCGCGTCTCACCCGCCAACTGCGCTCCAACGCTACGCTCAGCAAGACCTGGAAGAATGGCAAGATCGGCCTCACGGTCAATGCTTCTCACGTCCGCGATCTGCAGACCGACGAGACGACGCTGAGCTTGCCGCAAGCGAGCCTCTACGTGGGGCAAGGCCAGTTCTTCCCCCCTGCGGCTACCCGGCGAGAACGACGGGGGGCAACTCGTCCGGCCAGCGAGGAGCTGCGCTGGTATCAGGCCATTTACTATTCCTACTCGTCGAACCTGCTGAACACGACGGTGACGCGCAAGTCTGAGCAGGGGGAACCGAAGACGACGACCAGACGTCTTGCCCACCAGGTGGGCCTGTCGATGAACAACCCGCGCAAGCTCTTCGGCTGGTTAGGGCTCAGTCAGTCCCTGAACATCAACGAGGACTGGTTCGACCGCACCATGGACTACTTCCTCGTGGATTCCACAAATGCCATCGGCTCGCGGGAGGTGCCAAGGTTTGCTGCCCGGCACTTGTTCAGCTATGCCCTCTCCGCGCACACCAAACTCTACGGTCTGTTTGCACCAAATGTGTTCGGAGTCAAAGCCGTGCGGCACGTGGTGACTCCGACGCTCTCTTTTTCCTACCAGCCGGACTTTTCCCAGGGCAAATGGGGATACTACGAAGCGGTGGTTGACACGAGCGGCCGTATGTACAAGCGGGATCGCTTTGGTGGCACCCCGATGGGTGGGCAGCAACGCCTTTCCCTTCGTGTCAACAACGTTTTTCAGATGAAGACCGGGGAAGGCGAAAAGGAGCGCAAGTTCGATCTGTTCACCATCGATCTAAGCACCGGTTTCAACTTCAAGGCGAAGGAATACAAGCTCTCCGACTTGTACAGCACCCTCACCGCCAATCCTCTGCGCAACCTGAGCATTTCGGCCAGTGCCACGCACAGCTTTTATCGCTACGACTATGCGCTGCGCAGGACAGTGAACGACTACTTGTTCGACGCGGGAGGGCTGTTGCGCGGCAAGCTTGCCTGGCTCACTGGCATACGCTTCAATGCCTCGCTACGGCTGCAGGGAAGTGGCAGAAAGAAGGCTGCGCCACCCCAGCCAATCGCTGCCCCCGAGGAAGGCCAAGAGGAAGTGCCTCCCCGGGGTGTGTTCGACGAGGAGTTGCGCACGGGAGGCAACCGTTTCGAGGGGTTGAGCACCTTCCAAGGCTTAGACATCCCGTGGTCGGTAAGCCTGTCATTCGGCTACGACAAGGAGCGGCGCAGCGACCCTGCGCACCCCCGAGAGCGCTACTACCTGGACGTGCGTGGACTGCAGATCCAGCTCACCAAGAACTGGCGCGTCGAGTATAGCGCGCATTTTGACCTGAAGGAGAAGCAAGTGGCCAGCCATCGCTGGGTCTTTTACCGCGACCTGCATTGCTGGGAGGCCAAGTTTGACTGGGTCCCCTCGGGGATTGCCAAGCGCTTCTATCTGTGCATCCAGGTCAAAGCACCGCAGCTCCGTGACCTCAAGTTGGAGGCGCGCGGCGGCAGAGCCGGGGTGTTCGGCTATTAG
- a CDS encoding T9SS type A sorting domain-containing protein: MFLPLFLVASHAWAQELSALKRAIGERGAQWRAASNWVSELSFAEQQALCGTSLAPPDPTIATLLVLQRPAQLPPVFDWRTNNGNWVSGVRDQGACGSCWDFSAVAQIESWWMIHTQTLTPPVDLSEQFVLSCAGIGSCSGGDIGAVLEFARTTGIPPEKCMPYKADDKVPCAEACKDWRSQAVKIPGWGYITFEEALIANIKAAVYRHPVSAHFTVYEDFTAYAGGVYEHVSGKELGGHGILIVGWNDYEQSWICKNSWGPSWGDKGYFCIKRGNCGMGRYMPFIWDALTGGALAIAPARLELSLYPGDSTTATVTLSNLGATPLEYSAIDYQLPVMFHPSPFLAYDSSSWWCGDPAIKGYENHWLQYLETPPLNLSRTSAPRLRWMGMWAVEDPGGAEAPWDGWDGCNVWVSIDNGRTFRVAEPVSPPYDRRSLWSFGNAEQGWNMGVGIPGWTGKSGGWRPVEFDLAAYKADSVVIRFAFASDMGLCTLDDSTLVGFFVDEILVSDGQRTMFVDHGEDIETMRRVGFGVRSAGWLSLARPAGVIAPSSSVDLGVKVSAATLAPGDYPGLLTITTNDTTMPVAEVPLSLTVRRRPEPVVVEDWHLAQNYPNPFNAATTIEYAVPQAGEVSLTLINATGQAVRTLASGWHDVGYYRIVWDARDDWGKSLGSGVYLYRLQIGHRQVRCRKLVLLR, from the coding sequence GTGTTCTTGCCCCTTTTCTTGGTCGCCTCCCACGCATGGGCACAGGAGCTCAGCGCTCTGAAACGGGCCATCGGCGAGCGCGGCGCGCAATGGCGCGCGGCAAGCAATTGGGTGAGCGAGCTTTCCTTTGCAGAGCAGCAGGCGCTATGCGGCACCTCGCTCGCGCCGCCCGATCCAACCATCGCCACCCTTCTGGTACTGCAACGCCCAGCGCAGCTTCCGCCAGTGTTCGACTGGCGCACCAACAACGGCAACTGGGTCAGTGGGGTGCGCGATCAGGGGGCATGCGGTAGTTGCTGGGACTTTTCGGCGGTTGCGCAAATCGAGTCCTGGTGGATGATCCATACCCAGACGCTCACACCGCCCGTGGACCTCTCCGAGCAGTTCGTCCTCTCCTGCGCCGGGATCGGCTCCTGTTCCGGAGGGGACATTGGTGCAGTGCTCGAGTTCGCCCGCACCACCGGAATCCCGCCGGAGAAATGTATGCCCTACAAAGCAGATGACAAAGTCCCCTGTGCCGAGGCCTGCAAAGACTGGCGCTCCCAGGCAGTGAAGATCCCTGGCTGGGGGTACATCACCTTTGAGGAAGCTCTCATCGCAAACATCAAGGCGGCAGTCTACCGCCATCCCGTCTCGGCCCACTTCACGGTGTACGAAGACTTTACCGCGTACGCAGGCGGCGTGTATGAACACGTGTCGGGCAAAGAGCTCGGTGGTCACGGCATCTTGATTGTCGGGTGGAACGACTATGAACAGAGCTGGATTTGCAAGAACAGCTGGGGACCCTCTTGGGGAGACAAAGGGTATTTCTGCATCAAGCGGGGCAATTGCGGGATGGGCCGTTACATGCCTTTCATCTGGGATGCGCTCACCGGTGGCGCTTTGGCCATCGCACCTGCACGCCTGGAGCTTTCGCTCTACCCGGGAGATTCCACTACCGCTACCGTAACGCTGAGCAACCTCGGCGCCACTCCCCTTGAGTACTCAGCCATCGACTATCAGTTGCCGGTCATGTTCCACCCCAGCCCCTTTCTGGCGTACGATTCGTCGAGCTGGTGGTGTGGCGACCCGGCCATCAAGGGGTACGAGAATCACTGGCTGCAGTATTTGGAGACGCCGCCCCTCAACTTGTCGCGCACCTCGGCACCCCGCCTGCGCTGGATGGGGATGTGGGCGGTGGAGGACCCCGGCGGCGCCGAAGCCCCTTGGGACGGCTGGGATGGATGCAACGTGTGGGTCTCCATCGACAACGGCCGCACCTTCCGCGTGGCCGAGCCTGTCTCGCCCCCCTATGACCGTCGTAGCCTGTGGAGCTTTGGCAATGCCGAACAGGGCTGGAACATGGGCGTGGGTATCCCAGGCTGGACCGGCAAGAGCGGCGGCTGGCGGCCCGTGGAATTTGACCTCGCAGCCTACAAGGCAGACAGCGTGGTGATTCGCTTCGCTTTTGCCTCCGACATGGGCCTCTGCACGCTGGACGACTCCACGCTGGTAGGCTTTTTCGTGGACGAAATCCTAGTCAGCGACGGGCAGCGTACCATGTTCGTCGACCACGGCGAGGACATCGAGACGATGCGCCGCGTGGGCTTTGGCGTGCGCAGCGCCGGATGGCTCAGCCTTGCGCGTCCGGCGGGCGTCATTGCACCCAGCAGCTCGGTCGATCTGGGCGTCAAAGTATCGGCAGCCACGCTTGCTCCTGGCGACTATCCCGGTCTTCTCACCATCACCACCAACGACACGACCATGCCCGTGGCTGAGGTACCTTTGTCCCTCACCGTGCGCCGCCGGCCGGAGCCGGTCGTCGTCGAGGACTGGCACTTGGCCCAGAACTACCCCAATCCCTTCAATGCCGCAACCACCATTGAGTACGCTGTCCCGCAAGCCGGGGAGGTGAGCCTCACTCTCATCAATGCCACGGGCCAGGCGGTGCGCACCTTGGCAAGCGGATGGCACGATGTCGGCTACTACCGCATCGTCTGGGATGCACGCGATGACTGGGGCAAGTCATTAGGAAGCGGCGTCTACCTCTATCGGCTGCAAATAGGGCACCGACAGGTGCGCTGTCGCAAACTGGTGCTCCTCCGCTAG
- a CDS encoding GAF domain-containing protein: MHSFQVIVRGDEAGLPFAEARQLLGREVDFFVALSDAELLRRLDGDHPCLLIAHPQAIAAQEVTAAVRKGWQGEHLLLAVLGDGVSASLDPSLVFDVLEPNASPLRLVRLVQNAQSHLQLRRELRTLASQLEEQAQDLHELNQIGIALSSERDLDVLLEMILRKSREITWADAGSLYLVEQIPGAPVGERNPFANKQLRFKLSHNDSLQISYNEFVMPIEKRSIAGYVALTGEPLNIEDAYALPEDAEFSHNRSFDLSTGYRTKSILGIPMRTHKGEVIGVLQLINRKRHWEAKLTGPEAIEQEILPFDDKCVHLASSLASQAAVAIENTRLYQEIRELFEGFVRASVLAIEQRDPTTYGHSERVATLSVGIAEVVDRVETGPYRAVHFTRDQIQQIKYAGLLHDFGKIGVREHVLVKAKKLYPAQLEIIKGRFRYLRRALQQRYTAEKVKYFLTTSREEALRACAYLDEEFARRLRELDDYLEFIIRANEPTVLQQGGLDKLLAIAQLWYEDDGERIRYLDEEEVKLLSIAKGSLSDEERAEIESHVTHTYNFLSKIPWTSELKPVPEIAYAHHEKLDGSGYPRRLSAPEIPVQSRMMAIADIYDALTAWDRPYKKAVPPEKALDILTAEVRAGLLDAELFRLFVEAEVYRQVARPQSTP; encoded by the coding sequence ATGCACAGCTTTCAGGTGATCGTTCGCGGGGACGAGGCCGGCCTCCCTTTCGCCGAGGCGCGGCAACTGTTGGGGCGCGAAGTCGACTTCTTTGTGGCACTTTCCGATGCAGAGCTGTTGCGAAGGCTCGACGGCGACCACCCATGCCTCCTCATCGCGCACCCGCAGGCGATTGCCGCACAGGAGGTGACTGCGGCGGTGCGTAAAGGCTGGCAGGGGGAGCACCTCCTCTTGGCGGTCCTGGGAGATGGCGTGTCGGCCAGCCTCGACCCGAGCCTTGTCTTTGACGTGTTGGAGCCGAACGCTTCGCCGCTGCGCCTGGTGCGCTTGGTGCAAAACGCCCAGTCCCACCTGCAGCTTCGCCGCGAGCTCCGCACCCTCGCCTCCCAGTTGGAAGAACAGGCGCAAGACCTCCACGAGCTGAACCAGATAGGCATTGCTCTCTCCTCGGAACGCGACTTGGACGTGCTTCTGGAGATGATTCTGCGCAAGAGCAGAGAGATCACCTGGGCAGACGCAGGCAGCCTTTACCTCGTGGAGCAGATCCCCGGTGCGCCCGTTGGTGAGCGCAACCCCTTTGCCAACAAGCAGCTCCGCTTCAAGCTCTCCCATAACGACTCGTTGCAGATCAGCTACAACGAGTTCGTCATGCCCATCGAAAAGCGGAGCATTGCCGGCTATGTGGCCCTCACCGGGGAGCCGTTGAACATCGAGGATGCCTACGCCCTGCCAGAGGATGCCGAGTTCAGCCACAACCGCAGCTTCGACCTGAGCACCGGCTACCGCACCAAGTCCATCCTCGGCATCCCCATGCGCACGCACAAGGGGGAAGTGATTGGCGTGCTGCAGCTCATCAACCGCAAGCGGCATTGGGAAGCCAAGCTGACCGGTCCAGAGGCCATCGAGCAGGAGATCCTGCCCTTCGACGACAAGTGCGTGCACTTGGCGTCGTCCTTAGCCAGCCAGGCAGCAGTGGCCATCGAGAACACACGCCTGTACCAAGAGATAAGGGAGCTGTTCGAAGGCTTCGTGCGCGCCTCTGTGCTGGCCATTGAACAGCGAGATCCCACCACCTACGGCCACTCGGAGCGGGTAGCAACCCTGTCGGTGGGCATCGCTGAGGTGGTCGACCGCGTCGAGACTGGGCCGTACCGCGCCGTGCACTTTACCCGCGACCAGATCCAGCAGATCAAGTACGCGGGCTTGCTGCACGACTTTGGCAAGATTGGCGTGCGCGAGCACGTGCTGGTGAAGGCGAAAAAGCTTTACCCCGCGCAGCTGGAAATCATCAAAGGGAGGTTTCGCTACCTCAGGCGGGCTTTGCAGCAGCGCTACACGGCCGAAAAGGTGAAGTACTTCCTGACCACCTCGCGCGAAGAAGCCTTGCGGGCGTGCGCCTACCTCGACGAAGAGTTCGCGCGCCGGCTGCGCGAGCTGGACGATTACCTGGAGTTCATCATCCGGGCAAACGAACCGACGGTGCTGCAGCAAGGTGGTCTGGACAAGCTTCTTGCGATTGCGCAGCTCTGGTACGAAGATGACGGCGAACGCATCCGCTACCTGGACGAGGAGGAGGTCAAGTTGCTCTCCATCGCCAAGGGGAGTTTGAGCGACGAGGAGCGCGCCGAAATCGAGTCCCACGTCACTCATACCTACAACTTCTTGAGCAAGATCCCTTGGACCTCGGAGCTGAAGCCGGTGCCCGAGATCGCCTACGCGCATCATGAGAAGTTGGACGGCAGCGGCTACCCGCGCCGTCTTTCCGCCCCGGAGATCCCCGTGCAGTCCAGGATGATGGCCATCGCCGATATCTACGACGCCCTTACCGCGTGGGATCGCCCCTACAAGAAGGCGGTGCCGCCCGAAAAGGCTCTGGACATCCTTACCGCCGAGGTGCGGGCTGGCCTCCTCGATGCTGAACTCTTCCGCCTGTTCGTGGAGGCAGAGGTCTATCGTCAAGTGGCAAGACCGCAGTCGACCCCATGA
- a CDS encoding DMT family transporter, with translation MPSSSQQRARLIWALVLVGLLAVSLASILIKLCAAPPLAIAAYRLTIAAFVFVAATLVKGWSPLRPFSPPQLRIAIASGAFLCLHFATWITSLRYTSVASSVVLVQTAPIFVALGSRLLLRESVPPLLWLGIGLAMLGGIIIAGQDWGLGVDTLRGDLLALAGAVGAAGYWLAGRRLRATIGILHYAAVVYSTAAILLTALALLSGARLWPYPTSTLLLLLLIGLVPQVIGHTSFNYGLRFLPASVVSVLVLGEPVGATVLAYFILAETVSATKALGGMVILAGVYLTARAGTARAAPGSGTGESG, from the coding sequence ATGCCCTCTTCTTCCCAACAGCGCGCGCGCTTGATCTGGGCCCTGGTGCTCGTCGGCCTGCTGGCGGTGTCTTTGGCCTCCATCCTCATCAAGCTCTGCGCTGCGCCGCCGTTGGCAATCGCTGCCTACCGCTTGACCATTGCGGCTTTCGTGTTCGTGGCCGCCACGCTGGTGAAGGGCTGGTCGCCTCTCCGCCCCTTCTCGCCGCCGCAGCTCCGCATAGCAATTGCCTCCGGTGCCTTCCTCTGCCTGCATTTCGCCACCTGGATCACCTCACTGCGCTACACTTCGGTTGCCAGTTCTGTGGTCTTGGTGCAAACGGCGCCGATATTCGTCGCCTTGGGTTCGCGCCTCCTTCTCCGCGAGAGTGTGCCGCCTCTTCTCTGGCTGGGCATCGGTTTGGCCATGCTCGGGGGCATTATCATCGCCGGCCAGGATTGGGGCTTAGGGGTGGACACTCTGCGAGGGGACCTTCTGGCCTTAGCCGGAGCGGTGGGGGCAGCAGGCTACTGGCTGGCGGGAAGGCGGCTGCGGGCGACGATCGGCATCTTGCACTACGCCGCGGTCGTGTACAGCACGGCCGCTATCCTGCTCACGGCGCTCGCCCTGCTCAGCGGCGCACGCCTCTGGCCATATCCGACCAGTACCTTGCTCCTCCTTCTGCTGATCGGCCTGGTACCCCAGGTGATCGGCCACACCAGCTTCAACTATGGTCTGCGTTTCCTGCCGGCCTCGGTGGTGTCTGTGCTGGTCCTGGGCGAACCGGTGGGGGCCACGGTACTGGCCTACTTCATCCTCGCCGAGACCGTTTCCGCTACCAAGGCACTTGGCGGTATGGTGATCTTGGCAGGTGTCTACCTCACTGCCCGCGCCGGAACGGCGCGTGCCGCCCCTGGGTCCGGCACGGGAGAAAGCGGTTGA
- the rnz gene encoding ribonuclease Z — protein sequence MQVTFLGTGASLPMPKRALPAVALSHNGIITLFDCGEGTQFQLQRAGLSPHKIACICISHLHGDHFFGLPGLLASQTLMSRVAPLQLVGPQGLSEYLRTTQRLTGTRPSFDLHITEVTPQQDYLALRLAKATLEVRALEHTTFCLGFCFVENDLPGKFDAEMATRLGIPEGPERAALVRGEPVVLSNGRLVKPEAVVGPPRRGRRVAYCVDTRPCASAALLAKRADLLIHDGTFAQDEDDRARETGHSTAQQAAEIAAQAGARRLFLTHISARYVDDGSPLLSESRALFAQTEVASDLMSVTVSLRERD from the coding sequence GTGCAAGTCACCTTTCTCGGCACCGGCGCCTCTTTACCCATGCCCAAGCGCGCGCTTCCGGCGGTGGCCCTCTCCCACAATGGGATCATCACTCTCTTCGACTGCGGTGAGGGCACGCAGTTTCAGCTGCAGCGCGCCGGCTTGTCGCCCCACAAGATCGCCTGCATCTGCATTTCCCACCTGCACGGTGACCACTTTTTCGGTCTGCCCGGGCTTCTGGCCTCGCAGACGCTGATGTCTCGTGTGGCGCCCCTGCAACTGGTGGGGCCGCAGGGCCTGAGCGAGTACCTGCGCACGACTCAGCGACTAACCGGCACCCGGCCGTCGTTTGACCTGCACATCACGGAGGTGACGCCGCAGCAGGATTATCTGGCGCTGCGCCTGGCGAAAGCAACGCTGGAGGTGCGGGCTTTGGAGCACACCACGTTCTGCCTCGGCTTCTGTTTCGTGGAAAATGACCTGCCGGGGAAATTCGATGCGGAGATGGCGACGCGGTTGGGCATCCCCGAGGGACCAGAGCGAGCCGCATTGGTACGGGGCGAGCCGGTCGTCCTTTCCAATGGCAGGCTCGTCAAACCCGAGGCCGTGGTTGGGCCACCTCGTCGGGGGCGCAGGGTTGCCTACTGTGTGGATACTAGGCCGTGCGCTTCCGCCGCCTTGCTGGCGAAGCGGGCTGACCTCCTCATCCACGACGGCACTTTTGCCCAAGACGAGGACGATCGTGCTCGTGAGACCGGCCACTCCACGGCGCAGCAGGCGGCGGAAATTGCGGCACAAGCCGGCGCGCGTCGCCTCTTTCTCACCCATATCAGCGCGCGCTATGTGGACGATGGTTCGCCGCTGCTCAGTGAGAGTCGGGCGCTATTCGCGCAAACCGAGGTCGCCTCAGACCTGATGAGCGTAACTGTTTCATTGCGGGAACGAGATTAG
- the plsY gene encoding glycerol-3-phosphate 1-O-acyltransferase PlsY has translation MLNLPIVMVLSYLAGSVPTSIIVSRLFRGIDIRDYGSGNAGATNVLRVLGWRLALLVMIVDVGKGFVAARFIAPLAFAAIPGHPALVQILAGTSAVVGHIYTVFAGFRGGKGVGTGAGVMLALYPLATLICAVVFFAVAFATRYVSLASLTAVTLLPALLVLFRAAFHWPADPYLLVFAALVAALIVFAHRSNIRRLLAGTENRFGSKRQDAQTAARE, from the coding sequence ATGTTGAACCTACCCATCGTGATGGTGCTGAGCTACTTGGCGGGATCCGTCCCGACCAGCATCATCGTCAGCAGACTCTTTCGGGGCATCGACATTCGCGATTATGGCAGTGGCAACGCCGGCGCCACAAATGTGCTGCGCGTGTTGGGCTGGCGACTTGCCCTGCTGGTGATGATAGTCGACGTGGGCAAGGGATTTGTCGCAGCGCGATTCATCGCCCCGCTGGCTTTCGCAGCCATTCCCGGTCACCCTGCTCTTGTGCAAATCTTGGCCGGGACCAGCGCAGTGGTGGGCCACATCTACACCGTGTTCGCGGGGTTCCGCGGCGGCAAAGGGGTCGGCACCGGTGCCGGCGTAATGCTTGCGCTCTATCCTTTGGCTACCCTCATCTGCGCAGTGGTGTTTTTCGCGGTGGCCTTCGCCACTCGCTATGTCTCCTTGGCCTCGCTCACCGCAGTGACCCTCCTCCCCGCATTGCTCGTCCTCTTCAGGGCAGCGTTTCATTGGCCCGCGGATCCGTACTTGTTGGTGTTCGCGGCGCTCGTCGCGGCGCTCATCGTTTTTGCCCATCGGAGTAACATCCGCAGGCTCCTGGCCGGCACCGAGAACCGCTTCGGGAGCAAGCGACAAGATGCTCAGACTGCAGCGCGCGAATAG